The Streptomyces sp. NBC_00344 genome includes a window with the following:
- a CDS encoding SWIM zinc finger family protein: protein MLRNSGEHLPAARGQGARWTADQVLALASDAASRKAGSRLGMSGPWSETGYGRGSGAVWGMCRGSGSRPYQTVVDTTGVAYRCSCPSRKFPCKHALGLLLLWAADGVKEAESPPEWAGEWIEARWTRQGQPPEGRSGPDSAPADPRAARRRAERRAERVTAGAAELEQRLDDLLRGGLSAAGQAGYGLWEETAARMVDAQAPGLAARVRELAAIPASGSGWPGRLLEECAMLHLLDRAWLERELLPEPLAATVRMRVGLPAPPGGPAIRDHWLVLSQYDTSDGRLTTRRIWLQGRRSRHTAQLLDFGAAGRAPQVALPVGRTLDAELMPYPGAGQLRAALGEQFGVPAAPDSPPRGVTTAAALSLYGRALRDDPWLNTWPVTLGSVIPVPGTADGTGWQLADAEGQCALPVTSGAAAKSGLWRLTALSGGGPVTVFGECGHRGFVPLTAWAPGDRDAVPLS from the coding sequence ATGCTGCGAAACAGCGGGGAACACCTCCCGGCGGCCCGGGGGCAGGGGGCGCGCTGGACTGCGGATCAGGTGCTGGCACTGGCTTCTGACGCAGCCTCACGCAAGGCAGGAAGCAGGCTCGGGATGTCCGGGCCGTGGTCCGAAACGGGGTATGGGCGCGGCTCGGGGGCCGTCTGGGGAATGTGCAGGGGAAGCGGCAGCAGGCCGTATCAGACCGTCGTGGACACAACCGGCGTGGCGTACCGGTGCAGTTGCCCCAGCCGGAAGTTTCCGTGCAAGCACGCGCTGGGACTGCTGCTGCTCTGGGCGGCGGACGGGGTAAAGGAGGCCGAGTCACCGCCTGAGTGGGCCGGCGAGTGGATCGAGGCACGGTGGACCCGGCAGGGGCAGCCGCCGGAAGGGCGGTCCGGGCCCGATTCCGCACCGGCGGATCCGCGGGCGGCCCGGCGCAGAGCGGAGCGCAGAGCGGAGCGGGTCACCGCGGGGGCGGCGGAGCTCGAGCAGCGGCTCGATGATCTGCTGCGGGGCGGTCTGTCCGCGGCCGGGCAGGCGGGATACGGGCTGTGGGAGGAGACGGCGGCCCGGATGGTCGATGCGCAGGCGCCCGGACTCGCCGCCAGAGTGCGGGAGTTGGCCGCTATTCCGGCATCGGGAAGCGGCTGGCCGGGACGGCTGCTGGAAGAGTGCGCGATGCTGCACCTGCTCGACCGGGCCTGGCTGGAGCGTGAGTTGCTGCCGGAGCCACTGGCCGCGACGGTCCGCATGCGCGTCGGGCTGCCGGCTCCGCCCGGGGGACCGGCCATCCGCGACCACTGGCTGGTGCTCTCCCAGTACGACACCTCCGACGGCAGGCTCACCACCCGGCGCATCTGGCTCCAGGGCCGCAGGTCGCGACACACCGCGCAGCTGCTGGACTTCGGTGCGGCAGGACGGGCACCACAGGTCGCTCTGCCGGTCGGGCGGACGCTGGACGCCGAGCTCATGCCCTATCCGGGCGCGGGTCAGCTGCGGGCCGCGCTGGGCGAGCAGTTCGGCGTTCCGGCAGCACCGGACAGCCCGCCGCGGGGCGTGACCACCGCCGCCGCCCTCTCCCTGTACGGCCGCGCCCTGCGGGACGATCCCTGGCTGAACACCTGGCCGGTGACCCTGGGTTCTGTCATACCGGTCCCCGGTACGGCGGACGGTACCGGCTGGCAACTGGCTGATGCCGAGGGACAGTGCGCGCTGCCGGTGACGTCGGGCGCGGCGGCGAAGTCCGGGCTGTGGAGGCTCACCGCGCTCTCCGGCGGGGGGCCGGTCACGGTCTTCGGCGAGTGCGGACACCGCGGCTTCGTCCCGCTGACGGCATGGGCGCCCGGCGACCGCGACGCCGTACCGCTCAGCTGA
- a CDS encoding DUF5691 domain-containing protein, translating into MSATTAWEELVTSALLGTDRRPPRYGTPALLDSAALHTVRRRAGLLPAPAAARPAAAPHDHRPEPPAAARRRLAQLLADRAGPAGSGGRRGATPDLTELLPQWLTTAGQLGYRAPASLLDALLDAARARTDLRSQALAFAGPRGLWLAGLNPEWKFALRGTAGAAVLPSTADAGAVRRLWEEGLFAERVALLGALRSELPGAGLDLLATTWQAERAEDRLMFLDSLRTGLTDADEPFLEQALADRSRNVRATAAELLSALPRSALAGRMAVRAMTCVGLDRTDHRARITVEAPHECDAAMQRDGVPPVPPAGRGERSWWLGHVVEAAPLTVWSGVLGGRTPQQIVGLPVTDGWEEELHAAWCRAAVRQGDAAWSRALLAGPGTTSLAERARLLATLPDGERAGSVAVFVAGHGLSEAFQLLSVCEVPWAEPLGRAVVDALEIARDAGSYPWSFSGVMGLAERCLDPAEARRLEVLTAIPDEAEGGAPGAGGYWSEAFQRLVSTLRLRAAMREELAGAAQTGP; encoded by the coding sequence ATGAGCGCCACCACCGCCTGGGAAGAACTCGTCACATCGGCTCTGCTCGGCACCGACCGCCGCCCACCGCGGTACGGCACACCGGCGCTGCTGGACTCCGCCGCGCTGCACACCGTGCGGCGCAGAGCGGGCCTGCTGCCCGCGCCGGCCGCCGCACGGCCCGCCGCCGCTCCGCACGACCACCGGCCCGAGCCGCCGGCGGCCGCCCGGCGCCGGCTGGCCCAGCTGCTCGCCGACCGGGCAGGGCCCGCCGGCTCCGGCGGGCGCCGGGGTGCCACGCCCGATCTCACGGAACTGTTGCCCCAGTGGCTCACCACAGCGGGGCAGCTCGGTTACCGGGCACCCGCCTCACTCCTCGACGCGCTGCTGGACGCGGCGCGGGCGCGCACGGATCTGCGGTCGCAGGCTCTCGCCTTCGCCGGTCCCCGGGGGCTCTGGCTGGCCGGACTGAACCCGGAGTGGAAGTTCGCGCTGCGCGGTACGGCGGGCGCAGCCGTGCTGCCTTCGACCGCGGATGCCGGAGCCGTCCGCCGGCTCTGGGAGGAGGGCTTGTTCGCCGAGCGGGTCGCTCTGCTCGGCGCACTGCGGTCCGAGCTGCCGGGCGCCGGGCTCGATCTGCTCGCCACGACCTGGCAGGCCGAGCGGGCCGAGGACCGGTTGATGTTCCTGGACTCCCTGCGCACCGGACTCACGGACGCGGACGAGCCGTTCCTGGAACAGGCCCTGGCCGACCGCAGCCGCAATGTCCGCGCCACGGCCGCGGAACTGCTCTCCGCGCTGCCCCGGTCAGCCCTCGCGGGCCGGATGGCGGTTCGGGCGATGACCTGCGTCGGCCTCGACCGCACCGATCACCGTGCCCGGATCACGGTCGAGGCACCGCACGAATGCGACGCGGCGATGCAACGCGACGGCGTTCCGCCGGTTCCGCCGGCGGGCCGCGGTGAGCGTTCCTGGTGGCTGGGACACGTGGTGGAGGCCGCGCCGCTCACCGTGTGGTCCGGCGTGCTGGGTGGCCGTACGCCGCAGCAGATCGTCGGACTTCCGGTGACCGACGGCTGGGAGGAGGAGCTGCACGCCGCGTGGTGCCGGGCCGCGGTGCGGCAGGGCGACGCCGCCTGGTCCCGCGCGCTGCTGGCGGGCCCGGGTACTACCTCGCTCGCCGAACGCGCGCGACTGCTGGCAACGCTGCCGGACGGCGAGCGGGCAGGCTCGGTGGCCGTCTTCGTCGCAGGTCACGGCTTGTCCGAGGCGTTCCAGCTGCTGTCCGTCTGTGAGGTCCCCTGGGCCGAACCGCTGGGCCGGGCGGTGGTGGACGCCCTCGAGATAGCCCGGGACGCCGGAAGCTACCCCTGGAGCTTCAGCGGGGTGATGGGGCTGGCCGAACGCTGTCTGGATCCGGCGGAGGCACGGCGGCTCGAGGTCCTCACGGCGATACCGGACGAGGCGGAAGGAGGGGCCCCCGGAGCCGGCGGTTACTGGTCGGAGGCGTTTCAGCGGCTGGTGTCCACGTTGCGGCTGCGGGCGGCGATGCGGGAGGAGCTGGCGGGGGCGGCGCAGACGGGGCCATAG
- a CDS encoding cobalamin B12-binding domain-containing protein gives MGVVGPIRVVVAKPGLDGHDRGAKVIARALRDAGMEVIYTGLHQTPEQIVDTAIQEDADAIGLSILSGAHNTLFAKVLELLREREAEDIKVFGGGIIPEADIAPLKEQGVAEIFTPGATTASIVDWVHANVRQPAEA, from the coding sequence ATGGGTGTGGTCGGTCCGATCCGCGTAGTGGTCGCCAAGCCGGGGCTCGACGGGCACGATCGCGGCGCCAAGGTGATCGCCCGTGCGCTGCGGGATGCCGGTATGGAGGTCATCTACACCGGCCTCCACCAGACGCCGGAACAGATCGTGGACACCGCGATCCAGGAGGACGCGGACGCGATCGGGCTCTCCATCCTTTCCGGGGCGCACAACACGCTCTTCGCGAAGGTGCTCGAGCTGTTGCGGGAGCGTGAGGCCGAGGACATCAAGGTGTTCGGCGGGGGCATCATCCCGGAGGCGGACATCGCGCCGCTGAAGGAACAGGGGGTGGCGGAGATCTTCACCCCCGGTGCGACCACGGCTTCCATCGTGGACTGGGTCCACGCGAACGTGCGCCAGCCGGCCGAGGCCTGA
- a CDS encoding esterase/lipase family protein, whose product MKVLPFALYPQRLLQQLRFSAVLLRATALDIAILAGHLLLYPSGLSDERRAVVTIDEPLETTFPPPGRAQPPVVLLHGFVDNRSVFVLLRRSLARHGRHHPESLNYSLLTCDIRAAAELLGRHVEEICARTGHHEVDIVGHSLGGLIARYYVQRLGGDIRVRTLVTLGTPHAGTQVAQLLSAHPLVRQMLPHSDVIEELRSPAAGCRTRFVSFWSDLDHLMAPVEAARIDHPDLRATNIRVTGIGHLALPVHPTVANGILQALDGEQTPTGQGGAETGGTVSVA is encoded by the coding sequence ATGAAGGTCCTGCCCTTCGCCCTCTACCCGCAGCGCCTGCTGCAACAGCTGCGGTTCTCCGCCGTACTTCTGCGCGCCACAGCTCTCGACATCGCGATCCTCGCCGGACATCTGCTTCTCTACCCTTCCGGGTTGTCGGACGAGCGACGAGCCGTCGTCACGATCGACGAGCCCCTGGAGACCACCTTCCCTCCGCCGGGCCGGGCCCAACCGCCCGTAGTGCTGCTGCACGGCTTCGTCGACAACCGCTCTGTCTTCGTCCTGCTGCGACGCTCGCTGGCCCGCCATGGCCGACACCATCCGGAGTCGCTCAATTACTCACTGCTCACCTGCGACATCCGGGCCGCCGCCGAACTGCTGGGACGTCATGTCGAGGAGATCTGCGCCCGCACCGGACATCACGAGGTCGACATCGTCGGACACAGCCTGGGCGGGCTGATCGCCCGGTACTACGTGCAACGCCTCGGCGGCGACATCCGGGTACGGACCCTGGTCACCCTCGGAACGCCGCACGCCGGCACCCAGGTCGCCCAGCTGCTGAGCGCCCACCCCCTGGTTCGCCAGATGCTTCCGCACTCCGACGTGATCGAGGAACTGCGCAGCCCCGCAGCAGGCTGCCGTACCCGTTTCGTGAGTTTCTGGAGCGATCTCGATCATCTGATGGCCCCGGTGGAGGCAGCCCGTATCGACCACCCCGACCTGAGAGCGACCAACATCCGGGTCACCGGCATCGGCCACCTCGCCCTGCCGGTACATCCCACCGTCGCGAACGGCATCCTTCAGGCGCTCGACGGGGAGCAGACACCCACCGGACAGGGAGGGGCCGAGACCGGAGGCACGGTCTCCGTCGCCTGA